DNA from Ovis aries strain OAR_USU_Benz2616 breed Rambouillet chromosome 15, ARS-UI_Ramb_v3.0, whole genome shotgun sequence:
ttagagttttcatcttttccagatatatgcccaggattgagattgctggatcatctggtaactctatttttagttttttaaagaacctccatactaaagacacacattttttaaagtaaagaagtGGAGAAAGCTATGCAATGCTATCACTAATCCAAAGAAAATGGGATaagctatattaatttcagaaaatgaGAACAAGTATCAGGGATAAATATCAGGgatattatatttcaataaaataatttcaaagataaATCTTAATATCTATGCACCAGACAACAAACCTCTAAATTCTGAGGTAAAACTGATAGAATGACaaggagaaatagagaaatcCACTATGATATTTGGAGAATTTAACATGTTTTTTTTCAATAACTAATAGGTCAAAATCAAGcagaaaacagatgaaaatcTGGGTCTCAGAAGTATCTATATCATTCAGTGAAGAAAGGCCTTCCTAGTTCCTACACACAGAACCTATGGTTTCTGGATTATTTGAGAGCTAACCAAATCAGTTCAATTATTCTGGcccaagttttctttcttttatgtttatGAAAGTGTACTGATATTCATTcagttataattttcttttaatagaagTCTTACCtgatggaaatttttttctctcttgaacAAAGactttataatataatatattaatactaatatttaatattttacattaatatagaatacacattatattaaaatatttttatatcaattttGTGAGAAATATTGTTGATGTAGACTACAGAGTCTATATTATacttgaagtgaaagtcgctcagtcatgtctgactctttgcgaccccatggacttagacttagtccatggaattctccaggccagagtactagagcggatagcctttcccttctccagaggatcttcccaacccagagatcgaaccctggtctcccacaatgcagggagattcttcaccagctgagccacaagggaagtccaagaatactagagcgggtagcctttcccttctccaacagatcttcctgacccaggagttgaaccagggtctgctgcatcGCAGGTgtattctttcccaactgagctatgagggaagcccctatattagACTTGAAGTAATCTTGAAATCTAAATCCTTTTCATAAAGTAAGGACTTTACAAGTTATAACTAATAACTTCACTAGAATATTGTCTTGATGACCCTTTTTAGTCTCATAAACATTTAGTGCTAATTATTAAAATCATAGTTCTATTAAGAATAGTTTAACCTGGATTTAGTGAGCATATTCTCTAGTATATCAGTATGAATATAAATCAAAATCATGCTTTTATTCTGTATAGTGAAAAAATACAGgttactattattgtattatcaTACTACTATAATActattggacttcccaggtgacacagtggtaaaaaatccacctggcaatgaaagagatgcaggagatgtgggtttgatccctgggtcaaggaaaTACCtttgagtaggaaatgacaagtgaaggtgaaagttgctcagttgtgtctgactctttgcaaccctgtggactatacagttcatggaattctccaggccagaatactagagtgggtaacttttcccttctccagggtatcttcccaacccagggattgaacccaggtctcccacattgcaggcagattctttaccagctgaccacaagggaagtccaagaatactggagtgcatagcctatcccttggagtgagtagcctatcccttctctagcagatattcatgacccaggaattgaactgaaatcccctgcatttcaggctgattctttgccaactgagctatcagggaaacccagtaaatggcaatccattctggcattctttcctggataatgtcattgacagaagagcctggagagctacagtccatgggatggcagagtcagacacatttgAGCATGTACTCACATAATAGTACtattatcttaaaaacaaaacatcaattttaatatttaaaataaaaactctacATTAATATGAAATCATTAACATAAAGAGGGGGAAGAGAAAAGTATGTTTTAGAGTTTCTTTCAAACTTTCTGTTGGTTGAATTTCTTGAGGATTCTGTCACGAATCTGCTTGGTCTTGACACTATAGACAATGGGGTTCATGAGGGGTGGCACCAGCAAATAGACATTGGCCATGAACACGTGGACAAATGGGGAAGCATTCTGCCCATAGCGATGGATCATAGATAGTCCAATCATTGGTGTATAGAAAGTGAGTACAGCACAGATATGAGAGATGCAGGTATTAAGAGCTTTCACTCTTTCTGACCTGGAGGCTATACTCAAAACTGTGCCAAGGATGAGGATataggaaaggaggaggaggactgaATCAAGTCCCATGGAGCAGATGACCACCACGAGGCCATAGATGCTGCTGACCCGACGGCTGGATACAGTTGTCTTGATGAGGTCTTGGTGCAGGCAGAAAGGGTAGGAGAGAATATTGACAGGACGATATTGAAGCCTTTTTAAGAGGAAAGAAGCTGGAAAGACCAGAGCCAAGGCCCTTCCAGTGATTGCCAAAGCAATCCCAATGATTACATCATTGGTTAAAATGGCTGCATAACGCAGGGGTGCTCGGATGGCTACCAGGCGGTCAAAGGCCATAGCCAAAAGCACAGCTGACTCAATAATTGAGAAAACATGAATGAAGTACATCTGGACCAGACAGCCATCGAAAGAGATCTCCCGGGCATGGAACCAGAAAACGCTGAACATGGTAGGCAAGGTTGTAGTGGATAGGCCCAGATCAGTAAATGCCAGCATTGACAGGAAGTAATACATTGGTTGGTGGAGGGAAGGCTCAGTTCTGATGATAAATAGAATGGTAATGTTCCCTGCAACTGAGGTGGCATAAACCAAGAAAATAGGGAGGGAAATTAAGCCATATCTGCTTTCAAGGCCTGAGAAGCCTGTCAGGAGGAAGCAGGGGTATTGGACAGAGTCATTAAAGACAGACATTGTGCTGATGGAGGCACCTTCAGTCTAGGTGGGGAGACAAAAACACAGAACAGTTAGGGTGAAATGCACAAAGAAACAACGCTCTGATGTATTCTGCTCTTTCAGTCACTCCTATGCTCATTATGTATAATTACCAcctgtatttcttattttacaacttatttaattttcttcattgtgcATTTATTgagaacatattttattaaagGAAATCTGGGTAAGCtaaaatatagagaaatataTTGGTCTGGAGAAACTGTTCATACAGATTTTTCCCTAACATCTTGCAGAATAACCCAAACGAACCTTTTGCCCAACCTAATATGAGAAATACCTTCAGGTATTTACAATCTAGTGGATAGAGagagttaaaattaaaataaagtgttaGTTTAATGCAAGGTcctttaaaatacagaaagagaaaattgacAATGCAGAGAGGTCAGATATGATTTCCTAAAAGTAATTCTTGAATTAGGTCTCAAATGACAAACATGAGTTAGATGGAAACAAAGGACTGTGTTGGCTGGTCTATGTTGATCAACACACATGTAAATGCAGAGAGGTGTTAGTGTAGgtgaatataattaaataaagctATAGGTTAGGGACAGAAGTGccccgtggctcagcagtaaagaatctgcctgcaatgcaggagcctcaggacaggcagattcaatccctggtctgggaagaccctctggaggagggcatgcaaacccattccagtattgttacctgtagaatccatggatagaggagtctggcagactacagcccatagagtcacagagttggacaggactgaagcaacttagcacacaggcatagGGTAGGTAGGCTTTTCAGACGGTTATTGAAATTAAGACTGCATATATGGACCAAAATTTCAGGAGGAATTTATGCATAAATATAAAGATCTTGAACATAATCTTAAAAGATATAAGAAAGACATTTtaacaaaaagggaaaaattcagCCATATTTGTACTATATTGCTGTCATATGATCCCCAATCTACCCTGTTGCACTAATTCAATTATACTTTATAGTTTCCTCtgacacacttaaaaaaaaagtaaataatttattatttctctatAGGGATCAAAGGAAATTTTCTCTCTGATATCGTTTTCCTTCCTTTGCAGGAACAGATTCAAttagaataattgctttatatagTCTTGTCATGTGGTTTATACACTATGCTAATCATAGCATACTAGGTA
Protein-coding regions in this window:
- the LOC101108251 gene encoding olfactory receptor 51G2-like — protein: MSVFNDSVQYPCFLLTGFSGLESRYGLISLPIFLVYATSVAGNITILFIIRTEPSLHQPMYYFLSMLAFTDLGLSTTTLPTMFSVFWFHAREISFDGCLVQMYFIHVFSIIESAVLLAMAFDRLVAIRAPLRYAAILTNDVIIGIALAITGRALALVFPASFLLKRLQYRPVNILSYPFCLHQDLIKTTVSSRRVSSIYGLVVVICSMGLDSVLLLLSYILILGTVLSIASRSERVKALNTCISHICAVLTFYTPMIGLSMIHRYGQNASPFVHVFMANVYLLVPPLMNPIVYSVKTKQIRDRILKKFNQQKV